In the genome of Oscarella lobularis chromosome 1, ooOscLobu1.1, whole genome shotgun sequence, one region contains:
- the LOC136191758 gene encoding dolichyl pyrophosphate Glc1Man9GlcNAc2 alpha-1,3-glucosyltransferase-like isoform X1: MIDKPWLTIVAIASALKLLFIPAYRSTDFEVHRNWLAITHSLPIDRWYYESTSEWTLDYPPFFAWFEWLLSIVASRVDPAMLVVSNLNYASNACIVFQRVSVIVADFVLAFATRTYCSTLGVASSRRAFTLAVLILLNAGLLIVDHIHFQYNGLLLGLLLLSIARLKQERVLEGAFWFAVLLNMKHIFLYVAPAYILYLFRSYCFQDTQRQTGWLPRFSTFLPSRLLRLGAIVTAVFAVSFGPFIAMGQLPQVMSRLFPLKRGLTHAYWAPNVWALYNFADKTTSMLTRSASSRPSTTGGLVGDVEHVVLPSVPPIAALLLTTVSILPGLVASWRRPGNFRLFLRGLVACAYGSFLFGWHVHEKAILLVIVPLSLLAVENVADARNYLVLSITGIVSLFPLLIRAEETPIKVALCLAYYLFSSGTLPSLFRDEAKVDEGREKFAAINAPSTTLLTTWSRLYLCGLALLECFCTLAYPFTSLADKFPFLPLMAISVYCAGGVCLTWALFYRETFAMYARSDSKTE; the protein is encoded by the exons ATGATCGACAAGCCGTGGCTGACGATCGTTGCCATTGCCTCGGCGCTTAAGCTTCTCTTCATTCCCGCCTA CCGCTCAACAGACTTCGAAGTCCACCGCAATTGGCTAGCGATCACGCACAGCCTCCCAATCGATCGCTGGTACTACGAATCGACCTCCGAATGGACTCTAGACTACCCGCCATTCTTCGCCTGGTTCGAATGGCTCCTATCGATCGTCGCAAGTCGCGTCGATCCAGCGATGCTCGTCGTATCGAATCTCAACTACGCAAGTAACGCCTGTATCGTCTTCCAACGCGTCTCCGTCATCGTAGCAGACTTCGTATTGGCGTTCGCAACCCGGAC GTACTGCTCGACATTGGGGGTCGCCTCATCACGCAGGGCGTTCACGCTCGCCGTGTTGATTCTCCTCAACGCCGGCCTACTTATTGTAGATC ACATTCACTTCCAGTATAATGGCCTATTATTGGGATTGCTTCTTCTGTCCATAGCCCGGCTCAAACAG GAACGCGTTTTGGAGGGCGCGTTCTGGTTCGCCGTTCTTCTCAATATGAAGCACATATTTCTCTACGTCGCTCCCGCGTACATCCTGTATCTATTTCGAAGTTATTGCTTTCAGGACACCCAACGGCAAACAg GATGGCTACCACGTTTCTCGACTTTTCTACCCTCGCGTCTCCTACGACTCGGTGCGATCGTAACGGCCGTCTTTGCCGTCTCTTTCGGCCCCTTTATAGCCATG GGCCAACTGCCGCAAGTCATGTCGAGACTTTTTCCGCTCAAGCGCGGTCTCACGCACGCGTATTGGGCGCCGAACGTCTGGGCTCTCTACAATTTCGCcgacaagacgacgtcaatgtTGA CGCGCTCTGCATCTTcgcgtccgtcgacgacgggcgGCCTTGtgggcgacgtcgaacacGTCGTTCTGCCGTCTGTGCCGCCGATCGCCGCTCTTCTGCTAACGACCGTCTCGATTCTG cCGGGTCTCGTCGCGTCGTGGCGACGACCGGGCAATTTTCGGCTCTTTTTGCGCGGTCTCGTCGCCTGCGCTTACGGCTCGTTCCTGTTCGGCTGGCACGTTCACGAAAAGGCGATTCTACTCGTCATTGTTCCGCTAAG CCTCTTGGccgtcgagaacgtcgccgatgcGCGCAATTATCTCGTTTTGTCTATTACCGGTATCGTTTCgctctttcctcttcttaTTCGTGCCGAAG agacTCCCATCAAGGTGGCACTGTGTTTGGCTTACTATCTCTTTTCGAGCGGCACTCTTCCCTCCCTTTTCCG AGACGAGGCGAAAGTAGACGAAGGGCGAGAAAAATTCGCCGCCATCAACGCCCCCTCGACGACCCTACTCACCACTTGGAGTCGACTGTACCTGTGTGGCTTGGCGCTTTTAGAGTGCTTCTGCACGCTCGCCTACCCGTTCACTAGCCTCGCTGAcaaatttccttttcttcccCTGATGGCTATATCGGTCTACTGCGCGGGGGGAGTTTGCCTTACGTGGGCGCTATTCTACCGCGAGACCTTTGCAATGTACGCGCGCAGCGACTCCAAAACCGAGTGA
- the LOC136191758 gene encoding dolichyl pyrophosphate Glc1Man9GlcNAc2 alpha-1,3-glucosyltransferase-like isoform X4 yields the protein MIDKPWLTIVAIASALKLLFIPAYRSTDFEVHRNWLAITHSLPIDRWYYESTSEWTLDYPPFFAWFEWLLSIVASRVDPAMLVVSNLNYASNACIVFQRVSVIVADFVLAFATRTYCSTLGVASSRRAFTLAVLILLNAGLLIVDHIHFQYNGLLLGLLLLSIARLKQERVLEGAFWFAVLLNMKHIFLYVAPAYILYLFRSYCFQDTQRQTGWLPRFSTFLPSRLLRLGAIVTAVFAVSFGPFIAMGQLPQVMSRLFPLKRGLTHAYWAPNVWALYNFADKTTSMLTRSASSRPSTTGGLVGDVEHVVLPSVPPIAALLLTTVSILNSFFLGARARAAGSRRVVATTGQFSALFARSRRLRLRLVPVRLARSRKGDSTRHCSAKVRTSWPSRTSPMRAIISFCLLPVSFRSFLFLFVPKRLPSRWHCVWLTISFRAALFPPFSETRRK from the exons ATGATCGACAAGCCGTGGCTGACGATCGTTGCCATTGCCTCGGCGCTTAAGCTTCTCTTCATTCCCGCCTA CCGCTCAACAGACTTCGAAGTCCACCGCAATTGGCTAGCGATCACGCACAGCCTCCCAATCGATCGCTGGTACTACGAATCGACCTCCGAATGGACTCTAGACTACCCGCCATTCTTCGCCTGGTTCGAATGGCTCCTATCGATCGTCGCAAGTCGCGTCGATCCAGCGATGCTCGTCGTATCGAATCTCAACTACGCAAGTAACGCCTGTATCGTCTTCCAACGCGTCTCCGTCATCGTAGCAGACTTCGTATTGGCGTTCGCAACCCGGAC GTACTGCTCGACATTGGGGGTCGCCTCATCACGCAGGGCGTTCACGCTCGCCGTGTTGATTCTCCTCAACGCCGGCCTACTTATTGTAGATC ACATTCACTTCCAGTATAATGGCCTATTATTGGGATTGCTTCTTCTGTCCATAGCCCGGCTCAAACAG GAACGCGTTTTGGAGGGCGCGTTCTGGTTCGCCGTTCTTCTCAATATGAAGCACATATTTCTCTACGTCGCTCCCGCGTACATCCTGTATCTATTTCGAAGTTATTGCTTTCAGGACACCCAACGGCAAACAg GATGGCTACCACGTTTCTCGACTTTTCTACCCTCGCGTCTCCTACGACTCGGTGCGATCGTAACGGCCGTCTTTGCCGTCTCTTTCGGCCCCTTTATAGCCATG GGCCAACTGCCGCAAGTCATGTCGAGACTTTTTCCGCTCAAGCGCGGTCTCACGCACGCGTATTGGGCGCCGAACGTCTGGGCTCTCTACAATTTCGCcgacaagacgacgtcaatgtTGA CGCGCTCTGCATCTTcgcgtccgtcgacgacgggcgGCCTTGtgggcgacgtcgaacacGTCGTTCTGCCGTCTGTGCCGCCGATCGCCGCTCTTCTGCTAACGACCGTCTCGATTCTG aattcttttttcttgggcgctcgcgcgcgcgcagcCGGGTCTCGTCGCGTCGTGGCGACGACCGGGCAATTTTCGGCTCTTTTTGCGCGGTCTCGTCGCCTGCGCTTACGGCTCGTTCCTGTTCGGCTGGCACGTTCACGAAAAGGCGATTCTACTCGTCATTGTTCCGCTAAGGTACGAA CCTCTTGGccgtcgagaacgtcgccgatgcGCGCAATTATCTCGTTTTGTCTATTACCGGTATCGTTTCgctctttcctcttcttaTTCGTGCCGAAG agacTCCCATCAAGGTGGCACTGTGTTTGGCTTACTATCTCTTTTCGAGCGGCACTCTTCCCTCCCTTTTCCG AGACGAGGCGAAAGTAG
- the LOC136191758 gene encoding dolichyl pyrophosphate Glc1Man9GlcNAc2 alpha-1,3-glucosyltransferase-like isoform X2 encodes MIDKPWLTIVAIASALKLLFIPAYRSTDFEVHRNWLAITHSLPIDRWYYESTSEWTLDYPPFFAWFEWLLSIVASRVDPAMLVVSNLNYASNACIVFQRVSVIVADFVLAFATRTYCSTLGVASSRRAFTLAVLILLNAGLLIVDHIHFQYNGLLLGLLLLSIARLKQERVLEGAFWFAVLLNMKHIFLYVAPAYILYLFRSYCFQDTQRQTGWLPRFSTFLPSRLLRLGAIVTAVFAVSFGPFIAMGQLPQVMSRLFPLKRGLTHAYWAPNVWALYNFADKTTSMLTRSASSRPSTTGGLVGDVEHVVLPSVPPIAALLLTTVSILNSFFLGARARAAGSRRVVATTGQFSALFARSRRLRLRLVPVRLARSRKGDSTRHCSAKPLGRRERRRCAQLSRFVYYRYRFALSSSYSCRRDSHQGGTVFGLLSLFERHSSLPFPRRGESRRRARKIRRHQRPLDDPTHHLESTVPVWLGAFRVLLHARLPVH; translated from the exons ATGATCGACAAGCCGTGGCTGACGATCGTTGCCATTGCCTCGGCGCTTAAGCTTCTCTTCATTCCCGCCTA CCGCTCAACAGACTTCGAAGTCCACCGCAATTGGCTAGCGATCACGCACAGCCTCCCAATCGATCGCTGGTACTACGAATCGACCTCCGAATGGACTCTAGACTACCCGCCATTCTTCGCCTGGTTCGAATGGCTCCTATCGATCGTCGCAAGTCGCGTCGATCCAGCGATGCTCGTCGTATCGAATCTCAACTACGCAAGTAACGCCTGTATCGTCTTCCAACGCGTCTCCGTCATCGTAGCAGACTTCGTATTGGCGTTCGCAACCCGGAC GTACTGCTCGACATTGGGGGTCGCCTCATCACGCAGGGCGTTCACGCTCGCCGTGTTGATTCTCCTCAACGCCGGCCTACTTATTGTAGATC ACATTCACTTCCAGTATAATGGCCTATTATTGGGATTGCTTCTTCTGTCCATAGCCCGGCTCAAACAG GAACGCGTTTTGGAGGGCGCGTTCTGGTTCGCCGTTCTTCTCAATATGAAGCACATATTTCTCTACGTCGCTCCCGCGTACATCCTGTATCTATTTCGAAGTTATTGCTTTCAGGACACCCAACGGCAAACAg GATGGCTACCACGTTTCTCGACTTTTCTACCCTCGCGTCTCCTACGACTCGGTGCGATCGTAACGGCCGTCTTTGCCGTCTCTTTCGGCCCCTTTATAGCCATG GGCCAACTGCCGCAAGTCATGTCGAGACTTTTTCCGCTCAAGCGCGGTCTCACGCACGCGTATTGGGCGCCGAACGTCTGGGCTCTCTACAATTTCGCcgacaagacgacgtcaatgtTGA CGCGCTCTGCATCTTcgcgtccgtcgacgacgggcgGCCTTGtgggcgacgtcgaacacGTCGTTCTGCCGTCTGTGCCGCCGATCGCCGCTCTTCTGCTAACGACCGTCTCGATTCTG aattcttttttcttgggcgctcgcgcgcgcgcagcCGGGTCTCGTCGCGTCGTGGCGACGACCGGGCAATTTTCGGCTCTTTTTGCGCGGTCTCGTCGCCTGCGCTTACGGCTCGTTCCTGTTCGGCTGGCACGTTCACGAAAAGGCGATTCTACTCGTCATTGTTCCGCTAAG CCTCTTGGccgtcgagaacgtcgccgatgcGCGCAATTATCTCGTTTTGTCTATTACCGGTATCGTTTCgctctttcctcttcttaTTCGTGCCGAAG agacTCCCATCAAGGTGGCACTGTGTTTGGCTTACTATCTCTTTTCGAGCGGCACTCTTCCCTCCCTTTTCCG AGACGAGGCGAAAGTAGACGAAGGGCGAGAAAAATTCGCCGCCATCAACGCCCCCTCGACGACCCTACTCACCACTTGGAGTCGACTGTACCTGTGTGGCTTGGCGCTTTTAGAGTGCTTCTGCACGCTCGCCTACCCGTTCACTAG
- the LOC136191758 gene encoding dolichyl pyrophosphate Glc1Man9GlcNAc2 alpha-1,3-glucosyltransferase-like isoform X5: protein MIDKPWLTIVAIASALKLLFIPAYRSTDFEVHRNWLAITHSLPIDRWYYESTSEWTLDYPPFFAWFEWLLSIVASRVDPAMLVVSNLNYASNACIVFQRVSVIVADFVLAFATRTYCSTLGVASSRRAFTLAVLILLNAGLLIVDHIHFQYNGLLLGLLLLSIARLKQERVLEGAFWFAVLLNMKHIFLYVAPAYILYLFRSYCFQDTQRQTGWLPRFSTFLPSRLLRLGAIVTAVFAVSFGPFIAMGQLPQVMSRLFPLKRGLTHAYWAPNVWALYNFADKTTSMLTRSASSRPSTTGGLVGDVEHVVLPSVPPIAALLLTTVSILPGLVASWRRPGNFRLFLRGLVACAYGSFLFGWHVHEKAILLVIVPLRYEVRKSNSSWPSRTSPMRAIISFCLLPVSFRSFLFLFVPKRLPSRWHCVWLTISFRAALFPPFSETRRK, encoded by the exons ATGATCGACAAGCCGTGGCTGACGATCGTTGCCATTGCCTCGGCGCTTAAGCTTCTCTTCATTCCCGCCTA CCGCTCAACAGACTTCGAAGTCCACCGCAATTGGCTAGCGATCACGCACAGCCTCCCAATCGATCGCTGGTACTACGAATCGACCTCCGAATGGACTCTAGACTACCCGCCATTCTTCGCCTGGTTCGAATGGCTCCTATCGATCGTCGCAAGTCGCGTCGATCCAGCGATGCTCGTCGTATCGAATCTCAACTACGCAAGTAACGCCTGTATCGTCTTCCAACGCGTCTCCGTCATCGTAGCAGACTTCGTATTGGCGTTCGCAACCCGGAC GTACTGCTCGACATTGGGGGTCGCCTCATCACGCAGGGCGTTCACGCTCGCCGTGTTGATTCTCCTCAACGCCGGCCTACTTATTGTAGATC ACATTCACTTCCAGTATAATGGCCTATTATTGGGATTGCTTCTTCTGTCCATAGCCCGGCTCAAACAG GAACGCGTTTTGGAGGGCGCGTTCTGGTTCGCCGTTCTTCTCAATATGAAGCACATATTTCTCTACGTCGCTCCCGCGTACATCCTGTATCTATTTCGAAGTTATTGCTTTCAGGACACCCAACGGCAAACAg GATGGCTACCACGTTTCTCGACTTTTCTACCCTCGCGTCTCCTACGACTCGGTGCGATCGTAACGGCCGTCTTTGCCGTCTCTTTCGGCCCCTTTATAGCCATG GGCCAACTGCCGCAAGTCATGTCGAGACTTTTTCCGCTCAAGCGCGGTCTCACGCACGCGTATTGGGCGCCGAACGTCTGGGCTCTCTACAATTTCGCcgacaagacgacgtcaatgtTGA CGCGCTCTGCATCTTcgcgtccgtcgacgacgggcgGCCTTGtgggcgacgtcgaacacGTCGTTCTGCCGTCTGTGCCGCCGATCGCCGCTCTTCTGCTAACGACCGTCTCGATTCTG cCGGGTCTCGTCGCGTCGTGGCGACGACCGGGCAATTTTCGGCTCTTTTTGCGCGGTCTCGTCGCCTGCGCTTACGGCTCGTTCCTGTTCGGCTGGCACGTTCACGAAAAGGCGATTCTACTCGTCATTGTTCCGCTAAGGTACGAAGTGCGTAAATCGAATT CCTCTTGGccgtcgagaacgtcgccgatgcGCGCAATTATCTCGTTTTGTCTATTACCGGTATCGTTTCgctctttcctcttcttaTTCGTGCCGAAG agacTCCCATCAAGGTGGCACTGTGTTTGGCTTACTATCTCTTTTCGAGCGGCACTCTTCCCTCCCTTTTCCG AGACGAGGCGAAAGTAG
- the LOC136191758 gene encoding dolichyl pyrophosphate Glc1Man9GlcNAc2 alpha-1,3-glucosyltransferase-like isoform X3: MIDKPWLTIVAIASALKLLFIPAYRSTDFEVHRNWLAITHSLPIDRWYYESTSEWTLDYPPFFAWFEWLLSIVASRVDPAMLVVSNLNYASNACIVFQRVSVIVADFVLAFATRTYCSTLGVASSRRAFTLAVLILLNAGLLIVDHIHFQYNGLLLGLLLLSIARLKQERVLEGAFWFAVLLNMKHIFLYVAPAYILYLFRSYCFQDTQRQTGWLPRFSTFLPSRLLRLGAIVTAVFAVSFGPFIAMGQLPQVMSRLFPLKRGLTHAYWAPNVWALYNFADKTTSMLTRSASSRPSTTGGLVGDVEHVVLPSVPPIAALLLTTVSILPGLVASWRRPGNFRLFLRGLVACAYGSFLFGWHVHEKAILLVIVPLRYEPLGRRERRRCAQLSRFVYYRYRFALSSSYSCRRDSHQGGTVFGLLSLFERHSSLPFPRRGESRRRARKIRRHQRPLDDPTHHLESTVPVWLGAFRVLLHARLPVH; this comes from the exons ATGATCGACAAGCCGTGGCTGACGATCGTTGCCATTGCCTCGGCGCTTAAGCTTCTCTTCATTCCCGCCTA CCGCTCAACAGACTTCGAAGTCCACCGCAATTGGCTAGCGATCACGCACAGCCTCCCAATCGATCGCTGGTACTACGAATCGACCTCCGAATGGACTCTAGACTACCCGCCATTCTTCGCCTGGTTCGAATGGCTCCTATCGATCGTCGCAAGTCGCGTCGATCCAGCGATGCTCGTCGTATCGAATCTCAACTACGCAAGTAACGCCTGTATCGTCTTCCAACGCGTCTCCGTCATCGTAGCAGACTTCGTATTGGCGTTCGCAACCCGGAC GTACTGCTCGACATTGGGGGTCGCCTCATCACGCAGGGCGTTCACGCTCGCCGTGTTGATTCTCCTCAACGCCGGCCTACTTATTGTAGATC ACATTCACTTCCAGTATAATGGCCTATTATTGGGATTGCTTCTTCTGTCCATAGCCCGGCTCAAACAG GAACGCGTTTTGGAGGGCGCGTTCTGGTTCGCCGTTCTTCTCAATATGAAGCACATATTTCTCTACGTCGCTCCCGCGTACATCCTGTATCTATTTCGAAGTTATTGCTTTCAGGACACCCAACGGCAAACAg GATGGCTACCACGTTTCTCGACTTTTCTACCCTCGCGTCTCCTACGACTCGGTGCGATCGTAACGGCCGTCTTTGCCGTCTCTTTCGGCCCCTTTATAGCCATG GGCCAACTGCCGCAAGTCATGTCGAGACTTTTTCCGCTCAAGCGCGGTCTCACGCACGCGTATTGGGCGCCGAACGTCTGGGCTCTCTACAATTTCGCcgacaagacgacgtcaatgtTGA CGCGCTCTGCATCTTcgcgtccgtcgacgacgggcgGCCTTGtgggcgacgtcgaacacGTCGTTCTGCCGTCTGTGCCGCCGATCGCCGCTCTTCTGCTAACGACCGTCTCGATTCTG cCGGGTCTCGTCGCGTCGTGGCGACGACCGGGCAATTTTCGGCTCTTTTTGCGCGGTCTCGTCGCCTGCGCTTACGGCTCGTTCCTGTTCGGCTGGCACGTTCACGAAAAGGCGATTCTACTCGTCATTGTTCCGCTAAGGTACGAA CCTCTTGGccgtcgagaacgtcgccgatgcGCGCAATTATCTCGTTTTGTCTATTACCGGTATCGTTTCgctctttcctcttcttaTTCGTGCCGAAG agacTCCCATCAAGGTGGCACTGTGTTTGGCTTACTATCTCTTTTCGAGCGGCACTCTTCCCTCCCTTTTCCG AGACGAGGCGAAAGTAGACGAAGGGCGAGAAAAATTCGCCGCCATCAACGCCCCCTCGACGACCCTACTCACCACTTGGAGTCGACTGTACCTGTGTGGCTTGGCGCTTTTAGAGTGCTTCTGCACGCTCGCCTACCCGTTCACTAG
- the LOC136199073 gene encoding L-lactate transporter-like produces MTGGVLLAGSYLINVVETSCPRWSASSTVYGESVLILVVGVVGLAHAYGVRRFGPTKYALVGVVLAAASLALSGGMISACNERSPHVRFLTEVVYVLSFAFLGVALGFVYFSSIECLLAAFPRRPGFASGVCSLGYGVGGVVYGQFFLALEHLYRRDVIDVPSIFYSAGILTVLMASVSIPFVRRPVHSPEPSKASKASDNPKKGIARWVIKRPKFWLIYWARTVVLLPGWGITARLKDILIAAWHHNENPPIELLSGLVMGFYIGGRLLWLLICDRVGGKNLWVLTTGIQIVSLGFLPWFMYHTGSWGCYASIGALCAFMLAFSAPKATVAAFIHDIFKLAHLVTLIIGYLSPGAGIGGLVGPLTAEWFFKRFGNFEYFFYTSCGLLTSGLFILTCI; encoded by the coding sequence ATGACGGGCGGCGTTCTTCTCGCCGGAAGCTATCTCataaacgtcgtcgaaacgtcgtgCCCGCGCTGGAGCGCCTCGTCGACCGTCTACGGCGAAAGCGTTCtgattctcgtcgtcggcgtcgtggGTCTTGCGCATGCGTACGGCGTTCGACGCTTCGGTCCGACGAAATACGCGcttgtcggcgtcgttctcgcggcggcgtcgctcgCACTTAGCGGCGGGATGATTTCCGCCTGCAACGAGCGCTCGCCGCACGTTCGCTTCCTCACGGAAGTCGTCTACGTTCTCTCCTTCGCGTTTCTCGGCGTGGCGCTCGGTTTTGTCTATTTTTCGTCTATCGAATGCCTTCTCGCCGCCTTTCCTCGTCGACCGGGCTTTGCGAGCGGCGTTTGCTCGCTCGGctacggcgtcggcggcgtcgtctaCGGGCAATTCTTTCTCGCGCTAGAACACCTctatcgacgcgacgtcatcgacgtgcCCTCGATATTCTACAGCGCCGGCATTCTGACTGTCCTCATGGCTTCAGTCAGCATCCCATTTGTCAGACGTCCCGTACACTCACCCGAACCCTCCAAAGCCTCCAAAGCCTCCGATAACCCGAAAAAAGGCATCGCACGTTGGGTGATCAAACGACCGAAATTTTGGCTCATCTACTGGGCTCGAACGGTCGTTCTTCTACCGGGCTGGGGCATAACGGCTCGCCTAAAGGACATCCTCATCGCCGCGTGGCATCACAACGAAAATCCCCCAATCGAACTTCTCAGCGGTCTCGTCATGGGTTTCTACATCGGCGGTCGTCTTCTCTGGCTGCTCATATGCGATCGAGTCGGCGGTAAGAATCTTTGGGTTCTCACGACGGGAATTCAAATAGTCTCGCTTGGTTTTCTTCCGTGGTTCATGTATCATACGGGGTCGTGGGGTTGCTATGCGAGCATTGGCGCGCTTTGCGCGTTTATGCTCGCGTTTTCTGCGCCCAAGGCGACGGTCGCCGCTTTTATACACGATATTTTTAAGTTGGCGCATCTGGTGACGCTTATCATAGGGTATCTGTCGCCGGGTGCAGGGATTGGGGGTCTCGTTGGGCCCCTTACTGCCGAATGGTTTTTTAAACGTTTTGGAAATTtcgaatattttttctatacCTCCTGTGGCCTGCTGACGTCTGGCCTATTTATTTTGACGTGCATTTGa
- the LOC136191867 gene encoding beta-sarcoglycan-like, translating into MTSKECWRSERPVRPEVKPRTERNFLSSYVPPVIATQAAMMHYRGQKSMHQKREERLQSKRVHEGNVTTGHVNTNEAMLHKSGLRGRKLTIFYVILFIIAILVVLNFVLTILILSVHRLTYNGLPSLYLRTDGSVIFPKDARFFDAWIGKFIGSYAGENLTVSNTANEQVRISVGMYDDSTRTHVILNGAPSSAVEFRNVLTVQHNGNWLARFDDVMNVRKLNVSKSVRKVPVESANTTLGVTSRSVRWNGPILNLTSDEHLLARRANAISVLTSNASLTAPAGNITVASQSTLITGRTGFTLKGLPEADASSADSPKGFKLCACLSAANVATFYRVPASAKGCMTAKDPCV; encoded by the exons atgacgtcgaaggaaTGCTGGCGTTCCGAGCGTCCCGTACGTCCTGAAGTGAAACCTCGCACGGAGAGGAACTTTCTGTCTAGTTACGTTCCTCCTGTCATCGCGACCCAGGCAGCAATGATG CACTATCGCGGACAGAAATCGATGCACCAGAAACGCGAGGAGCGTCTCCAATCGAAGCGCGTCCACGAAGGCAACGTAACAACGGGCCATGTCAACACGAACGAAGCGATGCTGCACAAGAGCGGACTTCGCGGTCGCAAATTGACCATATTCTACGTCATACTCTTCATCATCGCCATTCTAGTCGTACTCAATTTTGTG CTGACGATCCTAATTCTCAGCGTACACCGTCTCACTTACAACGGCCTGCCGTCGCTTTATTTGAGAACGGACGGCTCCGTCATTTTTCCAAAGGATGCACGCTTCTTCGATGCGTGGATAGGAAAATTCATTGGGTCCTACGCCGGGGAGAACTTGACCGTCAGTAATACGGCAAACGAACAG gTTAGGATTTCCGTGGGAATGTATGACGACAGTACGAGAACACATG TGATTCTCAACGGGGCGCCGTCTTCGGCGGTCGAGTTTAGAAACGTGTTGACCGTGCAACACAATGGGAATTGGCTGGCaagatttgacgacgtcatgaACGTTCGAAAACTGAACGTATCTAAATCAGTACGTAAAGTACCAGTAGAGTCCGCCAACACGACTTTGGGAGTGACGTCAAGGAGC gTGAGATGGAATGGTCCCATTCTCAATCTCACGTCCGATGAGCATCTTCTCGCTCGAAGAGCCAACGCGATTTCCGTTTTGACATCGAACGCTTCTCTTACAGCGCCGGCCGGAAATATCACCGTTGCATCTCAATCG ACTCTTATAACAGGACGTACGGGTTTCACACTAAAGGGGCTACCTGAAGCAGATGCTAGCTCAGCGGACAGCCCAAAAGGTTTTAAGCTGTGCGCTTGCCTTTCGGCGGCAAACGTCGCTACTTTCTACCGGGTTCCAGCTTCGGCGAAGGGTTGCATGACTGCTAAAGATCCCTGTGTATAA